The window GGTCAGGCGCGCGGTGTCCAGCACGCCTTCTTCCAGGTCAAAGGCCCAGCTGCGGTTCTGCTGCGCCATCAGGCGGCGCTGCAGTTTGTTGGCCAGACGCGACACCACGCTCGACAGGGTGGCCAGCTGGGCGTCCAGCAAGGACCGCAGCCGGTCCAGCTCCATCGGATCGCACAGCTCCTCGGCCCCGATCGTCTCGTCATAGGCGGTGGTGAAGGCGTGGTAGGCGTTGACGGCGCGTCCGTCGTCGGTGCTGTCCTGACGATTGGGCAGGGCGCCTTCGTTCAGTTCGGGGCCATCGTCGCTGGCCTCGCCGTCGGGATCGGCCGGGGCGCCGTCGGGGCGGGTCTGGCGCTCGTCCTCGGCGGACTGGTCGTCGGCCGTGCCTTCCAGCGACTGGCCGCCTTCGCCGCCGTCCTCTTCTTCCTGTTCGTCCTCGTCGGGCGTATCCTGCTGCGACTGGTCGGGCTCGTCCTCGCCCTGCTCGTCGTTGGCGTCCTCGGCCTGACCGTCGCCGGGATCGAGGTCCAGCGCCCGCAGCACGTCCTTCAGCCTGGCGGCAAAGGCCGTCTGGTCGTCGGCCACGGCGGCCAGGGCGTCCAGTTCGGCCCCCGCCTTCAGCTCCAGATTGGACCGGACCAGGTCCAGCATGGTCTTCAGCCCGTCGGTCGCGGGCTCGCCCGTCAGGCGTTCGCGCACCAGCAGGGCGGCGGCCTCGGCCACCGGCACCCGTTCAGCCTCGGCCCTGAGGGCGCCCGACTTCTCCAATCGGGTCAGCAGCGCCGCGTTCATATTGTCGCGCACGCCCTTCAACGCGCGCGCGCCCACGGCCTCGACCCGCGCCTGTTCGACCGCGTCGAAGACCTCGGCCGCCGTCTGATCAATCGGGCGCAGCCGGGCGTTCAGCCCCTCGTCGTGATTGGCCAGCCGCAGCGCCAGCCGGTCCGCCTGACCGCGCAGGGCGGCGCTCTCGGGCGCGCCCGGGTCGCGCGGCGGATGCGGCAGGGTCAGGACCCCGTTCGACAGCCGCGGCCCGTCCGAGCCGAAATGCACCTCCAACTCGGCCTGCTCGGCCAGAGCGCGCGCGGCATTGGCTAATGCGCGTTTGAAGGTCTCGGCGGGGGTCTCTGCGGCGGCCATGGGCCACACATAGACCATGCCGCGCGGGGGGGAAGGGGGCGGGCGCTCTTACTTGGGTCTGACCCGCACCCGCATGGCCCCGCCCGCCCCGGCCTCGACGTCGAACCGGCCCGTGGCGCGGATCAGCTCGGACAGCTTGGCGTGGCCATAGGTGCGCTGGTCGAAGTCGGGATAGGCGTTCCTCAGCCGGTTGCCGATGCCGCCGATATTGACCCAGCCGTCACCGTCCTCGTCCATGTCAGCGATGGCGGCGGCGATCAGGCGCACGGCGTCCGACGGCTTCTTCTCGGCGACCGGGGCGGGGGCGGCTTCGTCGTTGTCGCCGCCGCCGCCCCGCCCGGTCAGGTTCTCGGTGTAGATGAAGCGGGTGCAGGCCTGACGGAAGCTCTCGGGCGTCTTGCGCTCGCCAAAGCCGTAGACCGGCACGCCCTGCTCGCGGATGCGCGCCGCCAGCCGGGTGAAGTCGCTGTCCGAGGACACCAGGCAGAAGCCGTCGAAACGCCCCGAGTGCAATAGGTCCATGGCGTCGATGACCAGGGCGATGTCGCCCGAGTTCTTGCCCTTGGTGTTCTGGAAATTCTGCTGCCACTGGATGGCCCAGCGGGGCAGGACTTCGATCCAGGACCTCAGCGCCGGGCTGGCCGCGTCGCCATAGATGCGTCTCGCGCTGGCCTCGCCCAGGGTGGCGATTTCGGTGAACAGGGCTTCCGCGATCCGGGCCGAGGCGTTCTCGCCGTCGATCAGCACGGCCAGACGCGGCGCGCGAGCGGCGGTGGGCAGGTCGGTCGGCATGGGCGAAGCCTTCTCTGTTTACACGCCGCCAGCCTCGACCCGCAGGCGGGCGCGGTCAACCGCCGACGCGCGTGCTACAGGACGCCTCATGACCCAAGCTTCCCAAGCCCCCATGCGCCGCCTGATCGACCTGCCCGGCGTCGATGATCTGGAACTGAAGGCGCTGATGAAGCCGCGCTACGCCGATCCCGACGCTCGCGACGAGTTCCCCGAGATCGACGCCCTGACCGCCGACCTGTTCGGCCTGACCGGCGACGAAGCCGAGGCCGTTGAACGGCCTGTAGATTGGGATGACATCCACCGTCTGTCCGGCGTGGATCTGGCCGAGGCTTTCGAGGCCCTGGGCTGGGACGTGACCGACAAGCGTCGCAAGCCGCTGCGTCTGTTGCCCCACTACGCCCTGCCTCTGGCGCTGGCCATTCGCGGCGTGGCCGGCGAGCTGCCCTTTGTGGCCGAGCCTGATCACCCCACGACCGACTGGGGCGCCGGCCTGGCCGCCGAGGCGGCGCGCTTCAGAAAACGATAGCGCAACGAAAAAGGCCGGCGGGTCGCCCCGCCGGCCTTTCCGTTTTCTCGATCGACTGGCCCTACTGGGCCGTCGTCGGGGCCGGGGCCGAGCGCACCTCGACCGGCAGGCCGAGCGCGTCCAGCTGAGGCTTGACCACCGAGGCGTCGCCGACCACCACCCAGACGAACTTGGCCGGATCGATGGCGGCGCGGGCGGCGGCGTCCATCTGTTGGGCCGTCAGGGCGTTGATGCGGCCGGCCAGGGCTTCCTGATAGCCGTCAGGGCGGCCGTACAGGGCGTTGGAGCGCAGGGCGCCCAGCACCTGGGCCGAGGTTTCATAGCTGCCCGACAGGCCGCGCGTGTCGCCCAGAACCGTGCGGTCGCGCTCGGCCTTGGTGACGCCGTCGGCGCCGAGGAAGCGCTCGTACTGACCGATCAGGGCGGCGATCGATTCGCCTGTGCGGTTGGCCTGGACCGGGGCGTTGACGATGTAGGGCGAGCGGTTCTGCATCGTGCTGACATTGCCGCGCACGCCATAGGACCAGCCCTTGGTCTCACGCAGGTCGGCGTTGATCCGCGACAGGAAGTCGGCGCCCAGAACCGTGTTGGCCGTGGTCAGGGTCAGCAGGTCGTCCGTGCCCGACACCGGCAGAACCTGACCGCCGTAGATCAGCGACTGCGGCGACTGCGGGCGGTCGATCAGGACGATGCGGGCCGAGGTCTGGGGCAGGGCGGCGTTGAACGACTTGGCGCCCTTGGCGGTCGTCGGCGCGCGCCAGTCGCCGAAGGCGGCTTCCAGCTGCGGCTTCAGTTCGGCCAGCGGCAGATCCGAGACAACGAACAGCTTGGCGTTGTCGGGACGGATCCAGCGGGCGTGTTCCGCCGCGAGGTCGGCGCGCGTCAGACCGCGGATCACCGCCTCGTCGCCCGAACCGCTGAACGAACGGCCGTAGGGGTGTCCTTCGCCATAGATCAGCGGCGGCAGGGCGCGAGCAGCGATGGCGGCCGGCTGTGTCTTTTCATTGGCCAGGCCGGCCAGGCGCTGGGCGCGCAGACGCTCGACCTCGGCCGGGGCGAAGGCGGGGTTGCGCACCATGTCCGACAGCAGGGTCAGCGACGGCTGCAGGTTGGTGGTCACGGTCGACAGGCTGGCCGAGGTGCGGTCCATCGACGAACCGACCGAAACGCTGGCGCCCAGACGCTCCTGGGCTTCGGCCAGGGCCTTGGAATCGCGTGTCGTCGTGCCTTCCTGCATGACGTTCAGCATCAGGGTGTGCGCGCCCAGGCGATCGGCGCTATCGGCAGCGACGCCAGCGTCGAACTCCAGCGCCACGCGCGTCACGGGCACCGTGGTCGAACGGGCGTAGACCACCTCGATCCCGTTCGACAGGGCGGCGCGCTCCACGGCGGGGAAGTCGACGTTGGACACCTGGCCGATGGCCGGGGTCGCCTCGCGGGCCACGCGCTGGATCGGCGCCGCCGGCGCCGGGGTCGCGCCCGACGGGGCGGCGGCGGCCTCGACATAGGCCTCGCGCTCGCCCGGCACGACGATCTGGCTGTAGACGGGGCGGCTCAGCCACTTCTTCATCGCGGCCTGGACCTGGGCCGGAGTCACGGCGGCATAGGCCGCCAGCTCCTTCTTGTAGAAGTCGGGATCGCCCGAATACAGTTGCCCTTCGGCCAGGACCGAGGCCTTGCCGTTGGCCATTTCCAGACCCTGGATGCGGCGCGAGGCGAACTGGGTCACCACGCGGTCGATCTCGTCCTGGGTCGGGCCGTTGGCGATCAGGTCGGCCAGGACGGCGTCCATGCGGCGGGCCACGGCGTCGGCGTCGGCGCCCGGCTTCACCATGGCCGAATAGCTGAACATGCTGACGCGCTGGAAGGCCTGGTTGCCGGCCGAGACGCTGGAGGCGATCTGCTCGTCGCGCACCAGCACATTGTCCAGACGCGAACTCGCCAGCCCGCCCAGCACCGATGCGCCGACGCTCAGCGGCACCGAGTCCGGGTCATTCAGACCTGGCGTCGCCCAGGTGCGGCTGATGCGGGTCTGGGCGACGCGGTCATGCAGCACCTGCTCGACCGGGGCGGCCAGGGTCGGGATCGGCGCTTGCAGCGGGGTATGCACCGGGCCGCGGGCGATGCCGCCGAAGTAGCGTTGGCTCAGTTCGCGGGCCTTGGCCTCGTCGATGTCGCCCGACAGGACCAGGATGGCGTTGTTGGGGCCGTAGTTCTGGCGGAACCAGTCGCGCACCGTCTCCATGCTGGCGGCGTCCAGATCGGCCATCGAACCGATGGTCGAGTGGCGATAGGGATGGCCCTCGGGGAACAGGGCTTCCAGCGTGGCGTAGTAGGTCAGGCCGTAGGGCTGGTTGTCGCCCTGGCGCTTCTCGTTCTGGACGACGCCGCGTTGCAGATCCAGCACCTCCTGGCTGACCTGGCCCAGCAGATAGCCCATGCGGTCGGATTCCAGATACAGGGTGTAGTCCAGCGCCGGGGTCGGCACCGTCTGGAAGTAGTTGGTGCGGTCGAACCAGGTCGTGCCGTTCAGGCCCGTGGCCCCCGCCGCGTTCATCGTCTGGATGTGGCTGGACGGCGAGTTTTCCGACCCGCCGAACATCAGGTGCTCGAACAGGTGCGCGAAACCGGTCGAACCCTTGGGCTCGTCCTTGGAGCCGACATTATACCAGACCGACACCGCCACCACGGGCGCCTTGCGGTCCTCGTGGACCAGGACGGTCAGGCCGTTATCCAGCTGGAAGCGCTTCCACGGAATGTCGACGCGGGCGACCAGCTCCGACACCGGCGCTCCGCGCAGCGGCGTGGCCGACGGCGCGGTCACGGCGGTCGCGACGGCGGGCGTCGAGGTGTGGGCCAGAACGGGCGAAGCGACAGCCACAAGGGCGGCCAGGGCTACGGAAGAGGCGGCAAGGCGCATGGATTTCAGTCCCCAACAATGATGTTGGGCCGAACCTTAGCCGCGCATCTTCGAACGGCAACGCGACACATTGCTATATGAACGATTGTTCATGTTCAGGGCGCCGCCTTCAACGCCTCCAGCGCCTCGCGCATCGGCCACCGCCTGCGCCTCGAAGGGCTACGCCTTTCAGCGTGCTCAGGGAGTAGGCGAGGTTCAAGCCGCAATTGCGACGGGGAGGGCGCAGCGTTCGCTAGCTGCGCCCAAGCCCTCAATCCTCATCCATCTTCAGGGCCGCGATAAACGCTTCCTGCGGGATCTCGACCTTGCCGAACTGGCGCATGCGCTTCTTGCCGGCCTTCTGCTTCTCCAGCAGCTTCTTCTTGCGGGTGGCGTCGCCGCCGTAGCACTTGGAGGTCACGTCCTTGCGCAGGGCGCGGACGGTTTCGCGGGCGATGATCTTGCCGCCGATGGCCGCCTGGATCGGGATGACGAACATGTGGGGCGGGATCAGCTCCTTCATCTTCTCGACCATGCCGCGGCCGCGCGTCTCGGCGCGGGCGCGGTGGACCAGCATCGACAGGGCGTCGACCGGCTCGGCGTTGACCAGGATGCTCATCTTGACCAGGTCGCCGACCTTGTAGTCGGTGATCTCGTAGTCGAAGCTGGCGTACCCCTTCGAGATCGACTTCAGGCGGTCGTAGAAGTCGAACACCACCTCGTTCAGCGGCAGCTCATAGACCACCAGGGCGCGGCTGCCGACGTAGGACAGCTCGACCTGGGTGCCGCGGCGGTCCTGACACAGCTTGATGACGCCGCCCAGGTATTCGTCGGGGGTCAGGATGGTGGCCTTGATCCACGGCTCGCTGATGGTCTCGATCTGCATCACGTCGGGCAGGTCGGCCGGGTTGTGCAGGTCGATCTCGGTCCCGTCGCGCTTGCCGATCTTGTAGACGACCGAGGGGGCCGTCGCGATCAGGTCCAGATTGAACTCGCGGCTCAGGCGCTCCTGGATGATCTCCAGGTGCAACAGGCCGAGGAAGCCGCAGCGGAAGCCGAAGCCGAGCGCCGCGCTGGATTCCATCTCATAGGTGAAGCTGGCGTCGTTCAGGCGCAGCTTGCCGATGGCGGCGCGCAGGTCCTCGAAGTCGGCGGCGTCGACCGGGAACAGGCCGCAGAAGACCACTGACTGGACTTCCTTGAAGCCCTTCAGCGGTTCGGCGGTCGGCTTCTTCTCGTCGGTGATGGTGTCGCCGACGGCGGCGTGGGCCACTTCCTTGATCTGGGCGGTGATGAAGCCGACCTCGCCCGGGCCGAGCTGATCGACCGGGGTGTTCTTGGGCAGGAAGACGCCGACGCGATCGACCAGATGGGTCGAGCCGGACTGCATCATCTGCACCCGCATCCCGGCCTTCAGCACGCCGTCGAAGACACGCACCAGCAGAACCACGCCCAGGTAGGGGTCGTACCAGGCGTCGACCAGCATGGCCTTCAAGGGGGCGTTGACGTCGCCCTTGGGCGCCGGCAGGCGGGTGACGATGCCTTCCAGCACGTCCTCGATGCCGATGCCCGACTTGGCCGAGCACTCGATGGCGTCCGAGGCGTCCAGACCGATGACGTCCTCGATCTGGGCCTTGACCCGCTCCGGCTCTGCGGCCGGCAGGTCGATCTTGTTCAGGACCGGCACGATCTCGTGGTTGTTGTCGATCGCCTGATAGACATTGGCCAGGGTCTGGGCCTCGACGCCCTGCGAGGCGTCCACCACCAGCAGCGAGCCTTCGCAGGCGGCCAGCGACCGCGACACCTCATAGGCGAAGTCGACGTGCCCGGGCGTGTCCATCAGGTTCAGAACATACTCGAGCCCGTCCTTGGCCTTGTAGTTCAGGCGCACGGTCTGCGCCTTGATGGTGATGCCGCGTTCCTTCTCGATATCCATATTATCAAGGACCTGTTCCGACATCTCTCGCGCGGACAGGCCGCCCGTGAACTGAATCAGGCGGTCGGACAGGGTCGATTTGCCGTGGTCGATGTGGGCGACCACCGAGAAGTTGCGGATGCGTTCGATAGGGGGCGTCGTCATGGTCCGCGCGCTTAGCATCCGCCGGGCCGGAAGGCTACGGGAACGGCGTGTGGCGTGCGCGCTCGCCGTCGGCGTGAAAGCGGCGCGCCTGGCGGGTTCGTGTTTCAGGCGAAGAAGGCGGAAGTTTCGCGACAGAAATCTCTATTATCTTATCTTTTGATTTTGTTCGAAAGTTTTAGTTACCGAAAGGTTAAACCTGTCGGAACTGTTCGACGAAAGCTGACGTTGGCGCTCTGGAGCTAAGGCTGGGAGTGGGCCGCTATGAACCGTTGTGAATACAGCGAGAATTGCAAATTCGGGCTGGTGGAATCTTGTGCGAATATTGAATCGCCCGCCAACGCATGTGTTAATTGCGAGGCGGCGGCCTAGTCATGGGCGACACCATTCTCATCACGGGCGGCGCGGGTTTTGTCGGTCGCCATGTCGCCAGGACCTTGCTGGATCGCGGTCACCGGGTGCGGGCCCTGGACGGGCTGATCGCGCAGGTTCACCCGCGCGGCGAGCGGCCCGCCGATCTGGACCCTGAAGTTGAACTGCTGGAAGGCGATATTCGCGACGCGGCTGCTGTGCGCCGTGCGCTCGCGGGCGTCGACAAGGTGGTTCACCTGGCGGCTGAAGTCGGGGTGGGCCAGAGCATGTATGCGGTTGATCGCTACACCTCGGTCAATGACTACGGTACGGCGGTGCTGTTCCAGCAGCTGATCGATCAGCCGGTTCGCCGCGTCGTCGTGGCCTCCTCCATGAGCATCTACGGAGAAGGTCTGTACCGTACGGTTGACGGTGAACTGAGGCAGGATGTCGTGCGCGGACGGCGTAATGCGGATGGCTCGTGGGACCCGCTCGATGCGAGCGGGCGACCCATGATCCCGGCGCCGACGCCCGAGACCAAGGCGCCGACGCTGAAGAGCGTTTATGCGATCAACAAATACGTGCAGGAACTGCTGACCCTGACCCTGACCGCCCAGTACGGGATGGAGGGCGTGGCGCTGCGGTTGTGGAACATCTACGGTCCCGGCCAGGCGCTCTCCAACCCCTATACGGGGGTTCTGGCCATCTTCGCCTCACGGATCGCCAACGGCCATCCGCCGATGGTGTTCGAGGACGGGCGTCAGAGGCGGGATTTCGTCCATGTTGCTGACGTGGCTCGTGCTTTCGCCTTGGCTCTGGAAGAGCCGATGGCGACAGGCGAGGCGTTCAACATCGGCTCTGGCGAGGATCGTTCGGTCGAACAGGTGGCGCGCCTTCAGGCCGCCTCCATGGGGCGTTCCGATCTGGAGCCTCTCATCACCCAGCAGGCGCGGGCGGGCGACATACGTCACAATATTCCGGACCTGACCAAGGCGCGAACCCTTCTGGGCTATGCGCCGCAACAGGATTTCAGCGACGGCCTGGCTGAATTGGCCGAGTGGGTGGCCAGTCAGGAGAGCGAAGACCGTGTGGTCGAGGCGCGGAATGAACTGGAGATGCGGGGGCTGGTCCTGTGACCCGGGCTCCTGAAGGCGCCGCGGGTCGCGATGCGCGCAATCGTGGAGGACACGAAGAGGCCATGACGTCCAGAATCCGAAATCAGAGCGTGCTCGTCGCCGGCGGCGCGGGCTTTCTGGGCTCGCATTTGTGCGACCGTCTTCTGGCGGAAGGCGCACGTGTGCTGTGCATCGACAACCTGCTTACCGGCAGTCTGGACAATCTGGAGCGCGCCTTCAGCCACCCCCGGTTCGAGTTCATTCTGGCGGATGTGGTGAAGCCGTTGCCGGGACGGATCACGCGGCGGCGTTTCGACCGCATCTACAACCTGGCCTGTGCGGCTTCACCGCCGCTGTATCAGGCCGATCCGGAACACACGTTGCTGACCAGCGTCCTGGGCACCAAGCACCTGCTTGACCTGTCCGAGGCCAAGGCGGCGCGTTTCCTGCTGACCTCGACCAGCGAAATCTACGGCGACCCCCATGTTCACC of the Brevundimonas pondensis genome contains:
- the cobT gene encoding cobaltochelatase subunit CobT — protein: MAAAETPAETFKRALANAARALAEQAELEVHFGSDGPRLSNGVLTLPHPPRDPGAPESAALRGQADRLALRLANHDEGLNARLRPIDQTAAEVFDAVEQARVEAVGARALKGVRDNMNAALLTRLEKSGALRAEAERVPVAEAAALLVRERLTGEPATDGLKTMLDLVRSNLELKAGAELDALAAVADDQTAFAARLKDVLRALDLDPGDGQAEDANDEQGEDEPDQSQQDTPDEDEQEEEDGGEGGQSLEGTADDQSAEDERQTRPDGAPADPDGEASDDGPELNEGALPNRQDSTDDGRAVNAYHAFTTAYDETIGAEELCDPMELDRLRSLLDAQLATLSSVVSRLANKLQRRLMAQQNRSWAFDLEEGVLDTARLTRVITDPTSPLSFKMESESPFRDTVVTLLIDNSGSMRGRPIMVAAVCADILARTLERCGVKVEILGFTTRAWKGGQSREAWISAGKPANPGRLNDLRHIIYKSADAPWRRAKKNLGLMMREGLLKENIDGEALTWAHERLLGRTESRQILMVISDGSPVDDSTQSANAALYLDKHLRQVIEQIETKSPVELIAIGIGHDVTRWYRRAVTIVDVEQLAGVMTEKLAELFDAKPKTVARSAKKRAA
- a CDS encoding NYN domain-containing protein; translation: MPTDLPTAARAPRLAVLIDGENASARIAEALFTEIATLGEASARRIYGDAASPALRSWIEVLPRWAIQWQQNFQNTKGKNSGDIALVIDAMDLLHSGRFDGFCLVSSDSDFTRLAARIREQGVPVYGFGERKTPESFRQACTRFIYTENLTGRGGGGDNDEAAPAPVAEKKPSDAVRLIAAAIADMDEDGDGWVNIGGIGNRLRNAYPDFDQRTYGHAKLSELIRATGRFDVEAGAGGAMRVRVRPK
- a CDS encoding M16 family metallopeptidase, with amino-acid sequence MRLAASSVALAALVAVASPVLAHTSTPAVATAVTAPSATPLRGAPVSELVARVDIPWKRFQLDNGLTVLVHEDRKAPVVAVSVWYNVGSKDEPKGSTGFAHLFEHLMFGGSENSPSSHIQTMNAAGATGLNGTTWFDRTNYFQTVPTPALDYTLYLESDRMGYLLGQVSQEVLDLQRGVVQNEKRQGDNQPYGLTYYATLEALFPEGHPYRHSTIGSMADLDAASMETVRDWFRQNYGPNNAILVLSGDIDEAKARELSQRYFGGIARGPVHTPLQAPIPTLAAPVEQVLHDRVAQTRISRTWATPGLNDPDSVPLSVGASVLGGLASSRLDNVLVRDEQIASSVSAGNQAFQRVSMFSYSAMVKPGADADAVARRMDAVLADLIANGPTQDEIDRVVTQFASRRIQGLEMANGKASVLAEGQLYSGDPDFYKKELAAYAAVTPAQVQAAMKKWLSRPVYSQIVVPGEREAYVEAAAAPSGATPAPAAPIQRVAREATPAIGQVSNVDFPAVERAALSNGIEVVYARSTTVPVTRVALEFDAGVAADSADRLGAHTLMLNVMQEGTTTRDSKALAEAQERLGASVSVGSSMDRTSASLSTVTTNLQPSLTLLSDMVRNPAFAPAEVERLRAQRLAGLANEKTQPAAIAARALPPLIYGEGHPYGRSFSGSGDEAVIRGLTRADLAAEHARWIRPDNAKLFVVSDLPLAELKPQLEAAFGDWRAPTTAKGAKSFNAALPQTSARIVLIDRPQSPQSLIYGGQVLPVSGTDDLLTLTTANTVLGADFLSRINADLRETKGWSYGVRGNVSTMQNRSPYIVNAPVQANRTGESIAALIGQYERFLGADGVTKAERDRTVLGDTRGLSGSYETSAQVLGALRSNALYGRPDGYQEALAGRINALTAQQMDAAARAAIDPAKFVWVVVGDASVVKPQLDALGLPVEVRSAPAPTTAQ
- the lepA gene encoding translation elongation factor 4, translated to MTTPPIERIRNFSVVAHIDHGKSTLSDRLIQFTGGLSAREMSEQVLDNMDIEKERGITIKAQTVRLNYKAKDGLEYVLNLMDTPGHVDFAYEVSRSLAACEGSLLVVDASQGVEAQTLANVYQAIDNNHEIVPVLNKIDLPAAEPERVKAQIEDVIGLDASDAIECSAKSGIGIEDVLEGIVTRLPAPKGDVNAPLKAMLVDAWYDPYLGVVLLVRVFDGVLKAGMRVQMMQSGSTHLVDRVGVFLPKNTPVDQLGPGEVGFITAQIKEVAHAAVGDTITDEKKPTAEPLKGFKEVQSVVFCGLFPVDAADFEDLRAAIGKLRLNDASFTYEMESSAALGFGFRCGFLGLLHLEIIQERLSREFNLDLIATAPSVVYKIGKRDGTEIDLHNPADLPDVMQIETISEPWIKATILTPDEYLGGVIKLCQDRRGTQVELSYVGSRALVVYELPLNEVVFDFYDRLKSISKGYASFDYEITDYKVGDLVKMSILVNAEPVDALSMLVHRARAETRGRGMVEKMKELIPPHMFVIPIQAAIGGKIIARETVRALRKDVTSKCYGGDATRKKKLLEKQKAGKKRMRQFGKVEIPQEAFIAALKMDED
- a CDS encoding NAD-dependent epimerase/dehydratase family protein gives rise to the protein MGDTILITGGAGFVGRHVARTLLDRGHRVRALDGLIAQVHPRGERPADLDPEVELLEGDIRDAAAVRRALAGVDKVVHLAAEVGVGQSMYAVDRYTSVNDYGTAVLFQQLIDQPVRRVVVASSMSIYGEGLYRTVDGELRQDVVRGRRNADGSWDPLDASGRPMIPAPTPETKAPTLKSVYAINKYVQELLTLTLTAQYGMEGVALRLWNIYGPGQALSNPYTGVLAIFASRIANGHPPMVFEDGRQRRDFVHVADVARAFALALEEPMATGEAFNIGSGEDRSVEQVARLQAASMGRSDLEPLITQQARAGDIRHNIPDLTKARTLLGYAPQQDFSDGLAELAEWVASQESEDRVVEARNELEMRGLVL